The DNA window CGGCGGCCGAGCGCCTCAACCTGTCCAATAACACCAAAGTGAAGGTTGATTTCATCAACGTCGCTCCGGATGGCACGCTGAGCGGCCCAGGCACCATCGGCACCGTGGTCGCCAAACAAAGCTATGCGCTGCCCGCCCGCCCAGACCTGGGCAGCAGCGCCATGGGCACCCCAATGCAACAGGAAACGCCCGTGGCTGACAACACCGCCGTACGCCCGATAGACAACAGCACCCTGAACGGCGGCAACAGCCGCAGCGGCTTCCTGGGGGCGCCAAGCGCCCTGCCGGCAGGCGTGCTGGAAAGCGCCGAGCCGCAACCGGCTCCTGTAAGCAGCCCAGCACCGGCAGCCGCGGCCGCACCGGTGGCAGCCCCGGCGGTGAGCAACAGCACCGGCGGCTATGTCGTGCAGGTTGGCGCATTGAGCAACGCAGAGCGGGCGCAAGCCTGGCAGCAAAAGCTGAGCCAGCAGTTCGGCGTGCCCGGCAAGGTTTCCGCCAGCGGTGCGATGTACCGCGTCCAGATGGGGCCATTTAGCAGCCGCCAACAGGCCGAACAACTGCAGCAACGGCTCGCCTCGCAAGCCCAGCAGCAATCATTTATTACCGCCGCACCCTGAATCAAGATGCCCGGCAGGCCACCGGCCCAGCAAACCGTTATTTAGCTGAAACATTTTCTTGCAGCTAAAACGGGGAAACCCCAACGCTGCTGCACGAATGCCTGATGCCTGCCGGGATCCCATCTGTTATAGTGTGGCTCGTTTTTTCACTTACTTTCACGGATGTCGTAGTCCCGATCATGAAACATTTAACTTCTTTTCGCTTAATCAAGAGCATAGCGCTCGGCACCGTTATCGCGATGAGCGCCTCTTCCGTTGCGCAGGCTGATGACGTTAACCTTAAAACCATGATCCCGGGTGTTCCCCAGATTGACGCGGCATCGTATATCCTGATCGATTACAACTCCGGTAAAGTGCTGGCCGAATCCAACGCCGATGCCCGGCGCGATCCTGCCAGCCTGACCAAAATGATGACCAGTTATGTCATCGGCCAGGCGCTGAAGTCCGGCAAAATCGGCCAGGATGACGTCGTCTCCATCGGCCAGGATGCCTGGGCGACCGGTAACCCCGTGTTCAAAGGCTCTTCGCTGATGTTCCTCAAACCCGGCGATCGCGTACCGGTCTCTAAACTGATCCGCGGCATCAATCTGCAATCCGGTAACGATGCCTGCGTGGCCATGGCCGACTACGTCGCCGGCAGCCAGGATTCGTTCGTTAACCTGATGAACACCTACGTTAAACAGCTGGGCCTGCAGAACACCCACTTCCAGACCGTGCACGGCCTGGATGCAGAAGGCCAATTCAGCTCTGCGCGCGATATGGCGCTGATCGGCCAGGCGTTGATCCGCGACGTGCCGGATGAATACGCCATCTATAAAGAGAAAGAGTTCACCTTCAACAATATCCGCCAGATGAACCGTAACGGCCTGCTGTGGGATACCAGCCTGAATGTGGATGGCATCAAAACCGGCCACACGGAGGCCGCGGGCTACAACCTGGTCGCCTCCGCGACCGAAGGCCAAATGCGCCTGATCTCCGCAGTATTAGGCGGGCGCACCTTCAAAGGCCGCGAAACCGAGAGCAAAAAGCTGCTGACCTGGGGCTTCCGCTTCTTCGAAACCGTCGCACCGCTGAAGGCCGGCAAAGAATTCGCCTCCGAGCCGGTATGGTTCGGCGACAGCGATCGCGTGGAGCTGGGGGTGGATAAAGATGTCTACCTGACAATCCCACGCGGCCGCATGAAAGATCTGAAAGCCAGCTATGTGCTGAACAACACCGAAATCCACGCGCCGTTGGCGAAAAACCAGGTGGTTGGCAGCATCAACTTCCAGTTGGACGGCAAGACGATTGATCAGCGCCCGCTGGTGGTGCTTAACGAAGTGAAAGAAGGCGGGTTCTTCAGCCGCATCGTGGATTACATCAAGCTGATGTTCCACCACTGGTTCGGCTAAGCCTTGAAAACGGCTGTTTTGCCCCCATCTACTGATTAACATTAACTCCCGCCTGGTCGGGAGTTATAATTTTTAGCATCCCCAACTGTCACCACCACCGTGGCGGCACCCTTTCTGGAGCGCACATGAAAACTAAACTGAACGAACTGCTCGAATTCCCTTGCACATTCACCTACAAGGTAATGGGCCTGGCACAACCCGAGTTGGTAGACCAGGTGGTTGAAGTGGTGCAGCGCCATGCTCCCGGGGATTACACCCCGCAGGTTAAACCGAGCAGCAAAGGCAACTACCATTCCGTTTCCATCACCATCACCGCGACCCATATCGATCAGGTGGAAACGCTGTACGAAGAGTTGGGCAACATCGAAATTGTCCGCATGGTGCTGTAAAGCCCCGGCAGGTAGCCCGCCTTGGGCTGCTTGCCGCGCGCACGTAAAGATCATACTTACCCGATGCGAGACATAGCCCGACGATGAGCCACTTGCAACACGATACGATCATTTTGCGCCAACTGGGGTTGCAACCGTATGAGCCGGTTTCCCAGGCGATGCACAACTTTGCCGACCGCCGCAATGCCGATACCCCCGACGAACTGTGGCTGGTGCAACACCACCCGGTGTTCACCCAGGGGCAGGCAGGCAAAGCGGAACACCTGCTGGTGCCCGGGGATATCCCGGTTATCCAAAGCGATCGCGGCGGCCAGGTCACCTATCACGGGCCGGGCCAACAAGTGATGTATGTGATGATCGATCTCAAGCGCAACAAGCTTGGCGTGCGCCAGTTGGTCACGCACATTGAAAACGCCATTATCAATACGCTGGCCCATTTCGACATTGTGGCGCACGCACGGCCGGATGCGCCCGGCGTGTACGTGGGCGACAGCAAAATCTGCTCGCTGGGGTTACGCATCCGCAAAGGCGGTTCATTTCACGGCCTGGCGTTAAATGTGGCGATGGATCTCAGCCCGTTTCTGCGCATCAACCCTTGTGGCTATGCCGGCATGCAGATGACGCAGATCAGCGCGCTGGCGGCAGGCGTTGGGCTGGATGATGTTCATCCGGTGCTGGTGAAAGCATTCGCGCATCTTCTCGGCTATCAGAAAATCGAACCGCGCACGTGGCACTTGGCCGACTACCAGTAACCCCGCAGCACGCAAAACAGGCGGGCCGCCTGTTTTCATCCTCCACTTTTCATACCCACCCGCTTTGTATACCATTACTCGTTATATAGTAATTAATATATCGATACCCAATGGAGAGCGTAACTGCATGAATTTTTATATGTTCTATATCGGCGGCAACGCAGGCAAATCGAATATCGAAGTGCACGACGTGCAATTCGCCGCCGTTGAAAAACCCGAAGATGCCTACCCCTTGCTGCGTGAGGCCTGGTTTGGCGATAAAAATAAAATCCATCTCGACGGTTACACCCAACTGACCTGGGCGGATGGCTATGATATTCGCTTGTCTACCGAGCCTTACCCGGGCAGCCAAAAGCTCTATTTCGTCAACGTCGGCGGCTATAGCCCAGACACACTGGCGGAACTGCATGAATTCGATCTGTTCGTTGCTGAAACCCCCGCCGTCGCCAAACAAAAAGCGCTTGCTGCATTGCTCTCAGGGGCGGCGCACCAACATAAAGATAATCTGAAAGACGTGGATGATTGTCTGCTGCTGGAAAAAGTCGGGAAGTTCTATTTACACTTGGTTGAAAACCCAAACGGCCAGCCGGCAAAACCGCATTGGCAGGGCTACTTACCGATAGGCGAATAACATTTACCGCTGCGCCGCCGGCATCAAGGCGGCGCAATGCCCAACCGGCACGGGTGACAGGCGTCACGGCAGAAAACCGGACGTAAAGGCGCACAAAACAGCAGGATGAATGGCCCGAGATCGTGATACAAGAGGGGCTGAATGGATCACAGTAAAAGTGGTATAGTATCACCAGAATTTTACTATTTTTTTACTGCTGCTTTTATTTTACTGATTTTGATAGATAAAAGCCGTTTTTGTAACTGGAACCTGCACGACTATGAGTAAACCAATTCAGATGGAACGCGGCGTTAAATACCGCGATGCCGATAAAATGGCGCTGATCCCGATAAAAACGGTGGTCACTGAACGGCAGGAGCTGTTACGTAAACCCGAATGGATGAAAATTAAACTCCCGGCCGATTCGTCGCGTATCCAGGGTATCAAAGCAGCCATGCGCAAAAATGGCCTGCATTCGGTCTGCGAAGAAGCCTCCTGCCCTAACCTGTCTGAATGCTTCAACCACGGCACGGCAACCTTCATGATCCTGGGCGCCATCTGCACCCGCCGCTGCCCATTCTGCGACGTGGCGCACGGGCGCCCGGTCGCCCCGGATAACAACGAGCCGGAAAAACTGGCGCAAACCATCGCCGATATGGCCCTGCGCTACGTGGTGATCACCTCCGTTGACCGCGACGACCTGCGCGACGGCGGTGCCCAACACTTTGCCGACTGTATCACCGCAATCCGCGCCAAAAGCCCGAACATCAAGATCGAAACCCTGGTGCCAGACTTCCGTGGCCGTATGGACCGCGCGCTGGATATCCTGAACGCCAGCCCGCCGGACGTATTCAACCACAACCTGGAAAACGTGCCGCGCGTCTACCGCCAGGTGCGCCCAGGCGCAAACTATGAATGGTCACTGAGCCTGCTGGAACGGTTCAAAGCACTGCATCCGGAAATCCCAACCAAATCCGGCCTGATGGTTGGCCTGGGTGAGACCAATAAAGAAATCGTTGAAGTAATGCGTGACCTGCGCCGCCACGGCGTCACCATGCTGACGCTGGGCCAATACCTGCAGCCAAGCCGCCACCACCTGCCGGTGCAGCGCTACGTCAGCCCAGCCGAGTTCGACGAGATGAAAGAAGAAGCGCTGGCGATGGGGTTCACCCATGCAGCATGCGGCCCGTTTGTTCGTTCCTCTTACCATGCGGATCTGCAGGCAAAAGGGATCGAAGTGAAATAAACAAACGTAATGTTTTGTTACGTTTCACGCAGCAAAAACACAAAAACGGATGCCCAGATGGGCCATCCGTTTTTTATTGCCGGGAGGAAATGGCGAACGCGTTAGATATCTTTCTTCTCAACGCCGGGCTGTGCTGACGTATTCTCAGCGCTATTTTGTGCCGTTGTCGAATCATCGCCGACCGCTTTTTTAAAGCCTTTCAGCGCCGCGCCCAGATCCGCACCCAGGGTGCGCAGTTTGCTGGTGCCGAACAGCAACACCACCAACACCGCAATAACCAGAAGTTTGGTAATACTGATACCTTCCATACTCACCTTCTTTTATTCATTATAGCTGCCTGCGGCAGCGAGAAAACAAACCTTGCCTGCTGTTATTTAGCGGCTTTCAGCCGGGTAAAACAACAGCAACATGTAACAGAGTGAGATCGTATGCGCCTGGCGGAACCGGTAAAACGTGGGGCCAATGCCGGCCGCCCACCTCTTTTGCAGCTGCCTCTACAAAAACGGCCGCGCCCAGTGTAAAATCGCTGCGCCAGGGTGGAAAACCGCGCTGGCGAACGGAGATGGCATTCCTCCATAACCGCCTTAACCGGCTGATGATGTCTACGTAACCTCTCAGAGAGGTGCGTAGCGTCGCGCCCGGGCCTTTCTGAGTGACTTTCCCCTATCTGTTATGAAAGGTTGTTTTGATCATGTTTAACGCTTTTTTGGCTGTATTTATTGGTGGTGGTTTAGGCAGCGCACTGCGCTGGGCAATGAACGTGAAGTTGAACCCGCTCCATGCCCACATCCCACTGGGCACATTGGCCGTGAACCTGGTCGGCTGTTTTATTATCGGCCTGGCGATGGCGTTGTTTATGCGCATGAACACGGCCGATCCCACGCTGAAGCTGTTAATCACGACGGGGTTTTGCGGCGGTTTGACCACCTTTTCCGCCTTTTCCTTTGAAGTCGTTTATCTGCTGCAGGACGGCCGTTTTGCCTGGGCGCTGGCCAACGTTGCGCTCAACCTGCTCGGCTCACTGGCCATGACGTTGCTGGCATTCCTGCTGATAAGTTGGATCGGCGGGCGCTAACCCGCTTTCCAACGGGTGCACTACAATTTAGCCATCATCACTACTTAGGTAACCATCACATGGTCAAACAAACCGTCCGGCAACGCCTGCTGTATGCCGTTATTTTAGGCTTATTGGCCGCACTTGGCCCACTGTGCACCGATCTTTACCTTCCTGCCATGCCGGAAATCGCCAGCGAACTGCAGACATCCACCGCCGCCGCCCAGTTGAGCCTGACCGCCGGGCTGCTGGGGCTTGGGGCGGGGCAGTTAATCTTCGGGCCATACAGCGACAAACTCGGCCGTATGCGCCCCCTGCTGATTTCCCTGCTGCTGTTACTGGCCACCTCGTTGTGGTGCGCGCTGGCTCCCAGTATTGAACAGTTGCTGATTGCCAGATTGCTGCAGGGGGTGGCCGGCGCCGGCGGTGCGGTCATCTCACGCGCCGTCGCACGCGATCTGTACACCGGCCATGAATTGACGCGCTTTTTTGCCCTGTTGATGCTGATCAACGGCCTGGCGCCGATTATCGCCCCGGTGATGGGCGGCGTTATGCTGCAGTTTCTCGACTGGCGCGGCATCTTCTCCTCGCTGGCGATCATTGCCCTGGCGCTGTTTACCCTAACCGCCTTCAAGCTGCAAGAAACCCTGCCCACGGAACGGCGCAGCCAGGGGGGCATTATGGCGATGCTGCTCTCCCTCGGCGGGCTTGCCAAACAGCGCCAGTTTATGGGCCTGTGCCTGACACAGGGTTTTACCCTGGCGGGGATGTTCGCTTACATCGGCGCCTCGCCGTTTGTACTACAGCAAATCTATGGCCTTAGCCCACAGGCATTTAGCCTGTGTTTTGCGGTTAACGGCATCGGCCTGATTATCGCCTCCCAACTGACGGCGCGCATCAGCGCCCTGTGGGGGGAATGGCGCGTGCTGAAGGGCGGCCTGGCGTTAGCGGCCGTGGCATCGTTACTGTTGCTGCTGGCAAGCCTCCTGCATACCTCGCTGACGCTGCTGCTGGTAACGCTGTTCTTCTCCGTGGCGGCCATTGGCGTGGTCGGCCCCACGGCATCATCACTGGCGATGCAGTCCCAAAGCGAAAACGCAGGCAGCGCTTCAGCGCTGATCGGGGTGTGCATGTTCGCCCTTGGCGCCTGCAGCGTGCCGCTAACCGGGCTAGGCGGCACCTCTAGCATTTCGATGGCGCTCACTATCGTCGGCTGCTATTTTATTGCGATATTACTGTTTGTCTTCATGGCGCGCCGCCGCACGCAGCCGTGATCGCCAGGCGATAAAAAACCCGCGCAAAGGCGCGGGTTTTAAGAAAATCAGCTGCGATAGCTTAGATAGCGGTAACGTTGGCAGCAGACGGGCCTTTGGCGCCGTTAGTGATTTCAAACTCTACACGCTGGCCTTCGGCAAGGGTTTTGAAACCGTTGCTGACAATGGCGGAGAAATGAACGAAAACGTCTTTGCTGCCATCTTCAGGGGTGATGAAACCGAAGCCTTTGGATTCATTAAACCACTTAACGCTACCTTTAATCTTGGACATCAAACTTACCTTTAACGTGAATGTAAGACACAAAACGTGTGTCAAATACAGTACAGCAATTAGATCGGATTTTGTCCACTATCGGGATCACATAAAATAAATAAAAAGTGAAAAACTCGGTAGAACGCCAGGTTAGATGCCCACACTGCATACACACGGCGCCATTTGCGGAGATATTCTCTTCAAGCGCCGCAAACATTGGGCT is part of the Gibbsiella quercinecans genome and encodes:
- the lipB gene encoding lipoyl(octanoyl) transferase LipB — protein: MSHLQHDTIILRQLGLQPYEPVSQAMHNFADRRNADTPDELWLVQHHPVFTQGQAGKAEHLLVPGDIPVIQSDRGGQVTYHGPGQQVMYVMIDLKRNKLGVRQLVTHIENAIINTLAHFDIVAHARPDAPGVYVGDSKICSLGLRIRKGGSFHGLALNVAMDLSPFLRINPCGYAGMQMTQISALAAGVGLDDVHPVLVKAFAHLLGYQKIEPRTWHLADYQ
- a CDS encoding DUF1543 domain-containing protein, whose product is MNFYMFYIGGNAGKSNIEVHDVQFAAVEKPEDAYPLLREAWFGDKNKIHLDGYTQLTWADGYDIRLSTEPYPGSQKLYFVNVGGYSPDTLAELHEFDLFVAETPAVAKQKALAALLSGAAHQHKDNLKDVDDCLLLEKVGKFYLHLVENPNGQPAKPHWQGYLPIGE
- the cspE gene encoding transcription antiterminator/RNA stability regulator CspE, which produces MSKIKGSVKWFNESKGFGFITPEDGSKDVFVHFSAIVSNGFKTLAEGQRVEFEITNGAKGPSAANVTAI
- the dacA gene encoding D-alanyl-D-alanine carboxypeptidase DacA, with protein sequence MKHLTSFRLIKSIALGTVIAMSASSVAQADDVNLKTMIPGVPQIDAASYILIDYNSGKVLAESNADARRDPASLTKMMTSYVIGQALKSGKIGQDDVVSIGQDAWATGNPVFKGSSLMFLKPGDRVPVSKLIRGINLQSGNDACVAMADYVAGSQDSFVNLMNTYVKQLGLQNTHFQTVHGLDAEGQFSSARDMALIGQALIRDVPDEYAIYKEKEFTFNNIRQMNRNGLLWDTSLNVDGIKTGHTEAAGYNLVASATEGQMRLISAVLGGRTFKGRETESKKLLTWGFRFFETVAPLKAGKEFASEPVWFGDSDRVELGVDKDVYLTIPRGRMKDLKASYVLNNTEIHAPLAKNQVVGSINFQLDGKTIDQRPLVVLNEVKEGGFFSRIVDYIKLMFHHWFG
- the lipA gene encoding lipoyl synthase gives rise to the protein MSKPIQMERGVKYRDADKMALIPIKTVVTERQELLRKPEWMKIKLPADSSRIQGIKAAMRKNGLHSVCEEASCPNLSECFNHGTATFMILGAICTRRCPFCDVAHGRPVAPDNNEPEKLAQTIADMALRYVVITSVDRDDLRDGGAQHFADCITAIRAKSPNIKIETLVPDFRGRMDRALDILNASPPDVFNHNLENVPRVYRQVRPGANYEWSLSLLERFKALHPEIPTKSGLMVGLGETNKEIVEVMRDLRRHGVTMLTLGQYLQPSRHHLPVQRYVSPAEFDEMKEEALAMGFTHAACGPFVRSSYHADLQAKGIEVK
- the crcB gene encoding fluoride efflux transporter CrcB, with the protein product MFNAFLAVFIGGGLGSALRWAMNVKLNPLHAHIPLGTLAVNLVGCFIIGLAMALFMRMNTADPTLKLLITTGFCGGLTTFSAFSFEVVYLLQDGRFAWALANVALNLLGSLAMTLLAFLLISWIGGR
- the tatA gene encoding Sec-independent protein translocase subunit TatA; amino-acid sequence: MEGISITKLLVIAVLVVLLFGTSKLRTLGADLGAALKGFKKAVGDDSTTAQNSAENTSAQPGVEKKDI
- the rlpA gene encoding endolytic peptidoglycan transglycosylase RlpA: MRKEWLGVVVSAMLLAACTTTTTEQQAPPQPYNGPVVEIGGVEPHYEPYNPGTLQDYKVNGDTYRIIKDPQNFSQSGLASWYGEEANGNSTAIGEQFDPNALTAAHPTLPIPSYVRVTNLANGRQLVVRVNDRGPYTPGRIIDLSKAAAERLNLSNNTKVKVDFINVAPDGTLSGPGTIGTVVAKQSYALPARPDLGSSAMGTPMQQETPVADNTAVRPIDNSTLNGGNSRSGFLGAPSALPAGVLESAEPQPAPVSSPAPAAAAAPVAAPAVSNSTGGYVVQVGALSNAERAQAWQQKLSQQFGVPGKVSASGAMYRVQMGPFSSRQQAEQLQQRLASQAQQQSFITAAP
- the ybeD gene encoding DUF493 family protein YbeD, yielding MKTKLNELLEFPCTFTYKVMGLAQPELVDQVVEVVQRHAPGDYTPQVKPSSKGNYHSVSITITATHIDQVETLYEELGNIEIVRMVL
- a CDS encoding multidrug effflux MFS transporter — protein: MVKQTVRQRLLYAVILGLLAALGPLCTDLYLPAMPEIASELQTSTAAAQLSLTAGLLGLGAGQLIFGPYSDKLGRMRPLLISLLLLLATSLWCALAPSIEQLLIARLLQGVAGAGGAVISRAVARDLYTGHELTRFFALLMLINGLAPIIAPVMGGVMLQFLDWRGIFSSLAIIALALFTLTAFKLQETLPTERRSQGGIMAMLLSLGGLAKQRQFMGLCLTQGFTLAGMFAYIGASPFVLQQIYGLSPQAFSLCFAVNGIGLIIASQLTARISALWGEWRVLKGGLALAAVASLLLLLASLLHTSLTLLLVTLFFSVAAIGVVGPTASSLAMQSQSENAGSASALIGVCMFALGACSVPLTGLGGTSSISMALTIVGCYFIAILLFVFMARRRTQP